The nucleotide sequence GATCCTCTGACAGCAGTTGCGCTCGGAGCCGGCAAGGTGCTTGATGAAATTGATTTGCTTAAGAAAGTTTCCGTAGTTTGATGATTTTTAGAAGAAAATTTATAGCAGTTGTTATACTTTTAATTCTAATCATTCTTCTTCAGACGAGAGTACCTGAATCCCAAAAAGTATTCAGGGGAATTTTCGGTAATATACTGAATCCTGTTCTTTATTATACAGAGATGACAACAAGTTATATTTCCAATGTTTACAATGATTACATAAACCTTGTTGGTGTAAAGAAAAACAATGAAGAGCTCAGAGAAAAGATTCGACAGCTTAAACTTGAAAACAGTATTTTAAGTGAAAAATTAACTGAATATAACCGATTAAAGAAATTACTGAACTTTAAAAAAGCTTATGATTTCCGGACAATAGCCTGTAATGTGATAGGACGTAATATAGAAGGCTTTTTAAAATACATTATAATAGATGCCGGAAGTACGGACGGTGTGGAAATTAATGATGCAGTTGTCAGCTATGAGGGGCTTGTGGGCAAGGTTGTGGAGGTTTACCGCAGCTCTGCTAGGGTAAATGTTATTCTGAATGTGAACAGTTATGTCAGCGTTATGAACTTTAATACAAGAACAGTCGGAATTCTCAGTGGCGATGGGGAAGGTAAATTGGTGGTCGATTTTTACGACAAACTGGATGAAGTCTCAAAAGGAGACCTTTTTATTACCTCGGGACTCGGAGGACTTTATCCTAAAGGTATACCGGTGGGTAACGCTGTAAAAAACACGGAATCTGTGAACGGTATTTTTCAGAAGATTTTTGTGGAGCAAAAGGTAAATTTTTATAAACTTGAAAACGTATTAGTAGTAAAAGATGAAGAATAAAAGGTACATCAAAATCACAGGGGCTTTGATTGTCTGTTATGTTCTGTTTATGATTTTTGACGGGGTGCTCAATTACATAAGCTACCCTTTTTTAATATATTTTGCCTTGGAACATGAAGTGGATAGTGAAAATCTGATTCCTCATGCATTTTTATTGGGTATGTTTAACGATTTTATAACATTCGGAATATTCGGTATCTCTGTTTTGAGCATAATTTTATTTTACTTTACAAAAAGACTGCTTATTACGCTTTTTGATTATAACAACCTGCTGATTAAACTACTGTATTCATTTCTTAGTTATACTATCTTTGTAGTTATCGCTTTTTCTTTTACCGATTATTCATTTGCTAACGATAGTAACTTACTTCTCATTCCTCTGGTTGTTAACTCATCACTGTATTTTGTTTTGCTTTCATTAAAGGATTTCGGTTATGCTTTTTCGCTTTCTTGAAGAAAACGTTATTGCCAAATATAAAAAACGCAGTTTCTTGCTGTTTGCAGTTACTTTTCTTTTTATTTTGCTGCTTTTTTTAAGATTTTATTATCTTCAGGTGGTTTTGCATGACAAATATAAGCGGCTTTCGGAAGATAACCGTATCAGAATATTAAGAATTAAGGCACCCCGGGGGTTTATAAAGGATAGAGATGGTGAGATTTTGGTTAAGAATGCCCCCAGTTACAATCTCAGTGTTATCAGAGAGGACACAGGTGATCTTAACACCCTGCTCGGTAAGTTAAATAACATAGTAGATCTAAATGTAAAAGAGGCTAAAGAGAAAATTCTGAAAGGATATTATTATGATCCCGTTACCATTTTCAGAGGACTTAATTTTAAACAGGTCTCTTATCTCTATGAACATTTAAAAAGTTTCCCCGGTATCAGAATAGAAATGGATACAGTGAGAAGCTATAAAGATGGTTTTGCTTACAGTAATTTGGTTGGATATATGGGTGAGGTTAATGACAGCGAATTGAAAAAGTTTAATGGATACAGACCCGGTGATTTAATAGGAAAAACCGGTTTGGAGAGGGTGTATGAAAAACGACTTAAAGGCATTAACGGTGCAAAGCAGGTTGAGGTGAACAGTTTAGGCCAAGTTGTAAAAGTTTTGAAAACAAAACAAGCAAAACTGGGCTCAAATGTTGTGCTCAGCATGGATTATGACCTTCAGAAATTTGGTATGGAGCTGTTGAAAGAAAAAGTAGGAACAATAGTGGTTCTTGATATTTACAACAACAGGGTTTTGCTTATGGCAACAAATCCTTCTTATAATTTGGAGAAGTTTGTCCCGTTTATAGAGAGTGATTACTGGAATACTATAACAAATGATCCGGATAAACCCATGTTAAACAGGGCTATTGAAGGTTCTTATCCGCCTGGTTCTGTCTTTAAGGTTTTGATGGCTGCTGCCGGTTTGACGGAGAATATGATTACCCAAGAGACCACATTTGAATGCAACGGGGTATTCTATTACGGCAGTTATGATTATAAATGCTGGAAAGAACAAGGACATGGGGAAGTGGATCTGAAAAAATCAATTGTAGAGTCTTGTGATATATATTACTACAACCTCGGCCTTAAACTCGGTATTGACACTATCAGCAGATATGCACATAACTTTTCATTGGGCAGAAAAACAGGTATAGATCTGACCAATGAAAAATCCGGCTTATTTCCTGACAGAAAGTGGAAAGAGAAAGCATTTGATCAGCCGTGGTATCCGGGAGAAACAATAATTACCTCAATCGGGCAGGGGTATACCAATGTCACTCCTTTGCAGATGGCAGTTATGCT is from Flexistipes sinusarabici DSM 4947 and encodes:
- the mreC gene encoding rod shape-determining protein MreC, producing the protein MIFRRKFIAVVILLILIILLQTRVPESQKVFRGIFGNILNPVLYYTEMTTSYISNVYNDYINLVGVKKNNEELREKIRQLKLENSILSEKLTEYNRLKKLLNFKKAYDFRTIACNVIGRNIEGFLKYIIIDAGSTDGVEINDAVVSYEGLVGKVVEVYRSSARVNVILNVNSYVSVMNFNTRTVGILSGDGEGKLVVDFYDKLDEVSKGDLFITSGLGGLYPKGIPVGNAVKNTESVNGIFQKIFVEQKVNFYKLENVLVVKDEE
- the mrdA gene encoding penicillin-binding protein 2; the encoded protein is MLFRFLEENVIAKYKKRSFLLFAVTFLFILLLFLRFYYLQVVLHDKYKRLSEDNRIRILRIKAPRGFIKDRDGEILVKNAPSYNLSVIREDTGDLNTLLGKLNNIVDLNVKEAKEKILKGYYYDPVTIFRGLNFKQVSYLYEHLKSFPGIRIEMDTVRSYKDGFAYSNLVGYMGEVNDSELKKFNGYRPGDLIGKTGLERVYEKRLKGINGAKQVEVNSLGQVVKVLKTKQAKLGSNVVLSMDYDLQKFGMELLKEKVGTIVVLDIYNNRVLLMATNPSYNLEKFVPFIESDYWNTITNDPDKPMLNRAIEGSYPPGSVFKVLMAAAGLTENMITQETTFECNGVFYYGSYDYKCWKEQGHGEVDLKKSIVESCDIYYYNLGLKLGIDTISRYAHNFSLGRKTGIDLTNEKSGLFPDRKWKEKAFDQPWYPGETIITSIGQGYTNVTPLQMAVMLSGIFNGGMIYQPSLVKGFETADGFEAKPVKINNRIDIDNSTRNFLLNAMYNAVYGLHGTAYRARVSEIKIGGKTGTAQVVSLKKFEQYEEGEVPAKYRDHSWFGGVFPVEEPRYVIVSLIEHGGSGGHSAASISGAVINKMVSMGYVSD